CGCTGTACATATGCAACAACAGAAATAATCATCTTAATAAGATAATCAGCTTTCCATCAGACAACTGTTTCCACCTTCCCTTACTATGAAATATTTACTATTAAAACCTTTATGCCgtgttaaaatgtcatcataataACCCCCACGAACTGGAGAGACAAGGTATCACACCTTCTGTTTAGCACCTGACCTGATCTGGAAGATTCTACTCGGTTTTGGGCTGGCAGATTAGAGCCTGTCTGTGACGTGTTTGGCAGGGTTATGTTTGCCTTCCGTCTGCTTCCAGGGTCAGTGTTCACCTAATGTTTCTTTGATAATTTAAGCCTCATCTGAAAGGTGTTTGAATTTAAAGAAATCACATGGAATGTGCTGGAGAGGTAGGTACCTGTTTATCAGGTGAGGACTCACTCTGTAATGCCTTTTGCCCACTAAAGTTTCTTTTGACAGGGGATGGACTCACCTGATATGTGCTTGCAGGCTTGGCCGGTTCCGGGCTGCTACTGCCACCACTGAAGACCCCAGTCAGGGCACCACCCACAACATGCCCGACAGCAGAGCCCACTGCCACCCCAGCCGCAGTGGTGGCCATCTGGGCCATGAGCCCTGGCTGCTTGGGCTGGGCAGGGGCCAGGGCTGCTGGGGGATGGTGGACTGGTGCTGGGGCATGGTGGACAGGTGCTGGGGCGTAGGAATGTGCTGGAGCACTGGATCAGACACAAAGTATATGAGACCACACCAAAACTACTgagcttcaacacacacattatgtaagCAGCATAGAGGTTAAAGATTGATTGTTAATTGTGTTCCTAGGAAGTTGACCTTTCCAGGTAAACACATTTATTCGCGGGCAAAATTTTATAACGCTTTCAATTCCAATAGTCCCTGATTTGTGACTAAGACTGGGGGAGAAAGTGCTGCCAAACACAGCTGACATTTCACCCACCGCAAACCAACCAATAAGTTACCATTaagccaatagcctattgaggcagtattgtttctgcaccttagtgttcttaagggtcaatgtGGACACATTTCATTTGTGACATTGGTTTGCATTCGCATGCTATATAGGGAATCACTTAGTAGAAACTATCACGCTGCTCTGGTTACGTCAGCTGAGCTGTGAAAAATGCTAATGAAAAACAACTGATATGCTATCATATGACGTGAATTTCTATTTTATTTGCTTAGTTTGGCTAACTAACGTTGCTTGGAAGTAATTTCTCAGGGGCAATAAGAGGTAACGTTAGCATTGTCTTTGTCATTATTATAGGACAATGATGTACTTCAAGGTTACTAGATAGCTGTCACAACGTTAACGTTACCAAGTGAGAAGCAATTAGGTTAGCCAGAGTTCTAGGATCATTGGTTTTCGACCTGTCATATCTAAACACAGTTTCCTTTTGATGAGTATACCAGCTGCAAGCTACAGCTACTAATgtaaactagcaagctaaccttATCAAAAATACCGTTATTCCAGTAGGATGGTGCTACCTTAACTTTAGCAAACGATTTAGCTAATTATAGCTAGCTGCTAAAGAAATGCGTTTTTAACTGTTACACTAAATCACAAAAACCTACCTGGCATGTGCTGAAGAGTGACTGCGGCTTCCTCTTgccattttcaaaataaattcCTCGCTATGTAACTGATGTCAAAATGAAATACACCGGTAACGTTAATGTTACCACACGTCTCGGTCAGCTCATAAAAGACTGCAACGAAGTAGCCGGTGAGTGCGTAACAGAATGACAGCTACACGTGCCAGTGACCTTGTGTGGAGGATGTCCTCAGCGCGCAGTGGTACGTACACAAATCCTACTACCAGATTCGGCATGCCTGTCTACTACTAGTACTACCTTTCATTTAAGCAGTCTTAAGCACAATATGTAATTGTCCTTTTAGCAATCGTTATCGTCCAGTTAAGTGCAAATAGACTGCACGTTAAGGAGACAGTGTGTTACAAAAATACACGTGTTTGACTTTAATGCCCAACTTTCTAGAGAGTTCGATCATGGAGTGTACGGTCAAACATCCAAAGTACATGCGTAATTAGATTATACTGACGGAGGGGCAGGTTTAAGAATGATAGATGATACGGATAAGGACGTTGCAGTAAGTTACCATTTTTTTAATTCTATTTaggtaaaatgaaaaaaaggttAACCAAGAACAACCTAATCAGATATACTGAAATACTCCGCCTTTGCATTTGTGTGCCTCGCGCTTGCGAATCACTTTATCCACTGGATGGCGACAATGTCATATTCATTTGGTTGGGTCTGACGTTTTAAACAGATCATAGTCAAAAACGactggacatcaacactgagaGAAACCAGATCCTGGATCCTAGAGATGACTAACCAAACCATTAAAAAACATTAACCAACCATATGCAATGGATATTTCACCAGTTTTTTCACCTGTTTACGGTGTTTGGCTGCTGCTGATGACTTGAAACATAGCTTTCAACATTTATTGTTATATGAACAAACTCAAAGCGCTAAAGtcaaatgagtgagagagagaagctgtttTGAGGTAGGAAAGCCAGGCCTAGTCATGGCTTAGTAGTCATCTCACTGGTTTCTGAAAGTCTGTTGTGAAAGACTGAGGCCAGTGACAGTGAAACACATGcccatacatttacatttagtagacgcttttatccaaagcgacttacatatgtgcgacttacaatgtatacacatttttacatttacactgatggcacactgcacataaggagcaattaggggttcagtgccttgctcaaggacacttcgacagggaatcgaactagcaaccttctgattactaaacgacttctttacctcctgtaccattgCCACCCCCAAACATTAAACCCTTTAAccaatgaaaacacaaaaaccTAAACAACTGACTCTCAAGCCATTACATCCATGATGCCTCCGAACTAAATGTTTTATGTGGGGAAAAGGCCTATGATGTGGCCTATTTATGACTTGGAATAAGGTGTGCAGAAGAACACACAAAATTACACCACAAATCTTCATGATGTCTTCATCTGAGTCTGAATATGTCTGTCTCCACCCCTTGGTGCTCCTCCAGCTTCCCTAGTTGAGGAATGCTGAACGAGCAAGGTACAAGCAGAATCAAGATTGCTTTCATGATTAAATAAATTATCCTGTGTCTGGATCAAGATCTGCATCTCCATAGATCAAATTCAAGGCTGGAGAACTGTTGATCCTCAGCTGCTATCTAGGAGGAGCTGTCCATGATGTCTGTCCATTTCACTTCCATCACCATCATGTCCTCTTCATATGCTACTCTGTGATTTCAGAAACACCAAAAAGTGGACACTGCATTATATTAGAATCTCTTTGTTGTCCAAATATTCTGcaaatatttatgtttttgtcaTTATGTcatgtgaaaaataaaaattctGTGCCATTTTAAGGATCACTGTAATCATAATATGAACTGCTTAATTAACCTAGGTGGGGGAACTTCTGTTGGTACACTTTCATTTCTCATTTTCTGTATCTTTGTAACTTTTGCATGCTCGCTGCAAAATATGCTGACAAATCCTCTCCATCTGAGTCCAATCAGAGTAACAAGATAAACAGATACATTTTAGTCATGAAGTCATCTTAGAGTCCAGCTGCAGGGTCCTCCGTCTTCACCCACTCTTCACCACCCCTTTAAATCAGCCTAGTTTCCTCAATATCCTTTTCTTGTGGTCCATGGCACAGGGGGGCagaagagggtgggggggggtggaagcaGGGAGGGGGTGGTCTTGAGGGAAATGGGCCAAGAGAGTGATTCATTTCTCCAAGGCAGGCTTTCATGTCCCAGCCCGTGTGCCTCCTAGCAGTCTCTGGGGACTGGTTGGGAGACGCGTTTATGTGAGGGGGTGGGCCCTGAGAGGGTCTGGCTTGAATTTGATGGAGgccaccccctccccagccTAAAACAAAGGAAAGGGGCTGACACCAGCAGAAAACACAGCAGGCACTATACGCAGTCATGCCCATCTGTCTCACACGCCACTTTGCTGACACGCGTTCATCTCATTAGAAACATACAGAAAGACTTATTCGATCTCATTCGCTTTGCTGAGATTGCATTTTATAAACTAGTATCTTCCTGTGCTAGCACATAAGCATACATGGTCAGACACCATAAGAAAACTGGATGAAACCAATTACCTTATTTTTTTTAGCTTCTTTAGTTATGTACACAGTTTTGCATCATAGTGCACAGATGGCCTTTCCCTCTCATGACTTGTGCTATTTTCAGACCACAACAAAGGCCTCCCATACAAGACGAGGAGGAACTCAGCATCATTAATCTCCCATTACCTTAAATTAACCTCtcctgtgtgtacatttgtgtaggTGTTGCCTCtgcacatagccacacacagtCTCTATAGAAGAATGGCAAGACATTGTTCATTGTTGGTAGACTAAATCTGCCCTTAGACCAATATAACTTCAAACATTTGTAACACCCATGCTTGAAGTGTAAATGAAGTGTAGCTGAAAGAAAAGGGGACATTATCAAggattgtgtgtgactgtgcgccAAACTTTTGTTAAAGCACCCAGAAAGATCCCAGCATTTCCAGCTGAGATCTCAAAATATAGTGAGGTTGGTGAAGCTGTTAATGGAATGGTTACCCTTGCATGTTTATTCTGAGTAAACTGGTGAATAACACAATAATGTCGAGACAGTTACCACTCCAGCTACTCAATTAAAGATGATACACACTGCAAATTAAACTGGTGGGATATTCAAGTTACTGTAATGTAAGATCTTCAAAAGAGCCTACACTATTAATTATAAGGGCTTTTATGGTTGGAGGGAGCGGTTTCAAGTCCCTCTTTATCCTGCTCCCACAG
Above is a window of Clupea harengus chromosome 21, Ch_v2.0.2, whole genome shotgun sequence DNA encoding:
- the chchd10 gene encoding coiled-coil-helix-coiled-coil-helix domain-containing protein 10, mitochondrial; amino-acid sequence: MARGSRSHSSAHASAPAHSYAPAPVHHAPAPVHHPPAALAPAQPKQPGLMAQMATTAAGVAVGSAVGHVVGGALTGVFSGGSSSPEPAKPASTYQEPPRSAPPQQGPCLFEVRQFLDCATTQTDLTLCEGFSEALKQCKFSSGATQLV